Within the [Enterobacter] lignolyticus SCF1 genome, the region TAGCTGGCGCGACGGCTCATCACATTACCCGCCATGATGTTTTCAGCGACCGCCGCTTCCATAAAGCCCGATGGCGCGTAGATTTTCACCTTGCCGGATTTCACATCGGCCTCATCCACCACGCCGCGCACCCCGCCGTAGTGATCGACGTGGCTGTGGGTATAAATCACCGCTACCACCGGTTTCTTGCCGCGATTTTTAAAATAGAGATCCATGCCGACTTTCGCGGTTTCCGCCGAAACCAGCGGGTCAACGACCGTGACCCCGTCCTTACCTTCGATGATCGTCATGTTCGAGAGGTCAAGGTTGCGGATCTGGTACACGCCGTCGGTGACTTCAAAGAGCCCGCTGATGTTGATCAGCTGCGACTGGCGCCAGAGGCTGGTGTTGACGCTGTCCGGCGATTTTTCGCCTTCTTTGATAAAGGCGTACTGCTGCGGATTCCAGATAACATTGCCCTGCTCGCCTTTAATGACCTCCTGCGGCAGCGACGCAATAAACCCTTTATGGGCATTGGCGAAATCGGTGTTATCGGAGAATGGCAGCTGGCTATAGAGCGCGTCGTTAGTCTGTTTGGTTGCCGTAGCGGCGTCTTTCGGAGCAACATCAGTATATGCGGGAAGAATGATCGTCGACAGCAAACCAGCAATTGCCAGTTATCTAACAATGGGTTTCAGCTTCATTATGATCCGCATGCATGGTTAGTGATTCCGGGCCCTGGGATGGACCACTCACTTAGTTACAATTTGTAACTCTGCATTAACTTTAGTTAAGGATCTGGATTCAGCCATTTTTTAAGAAAATGCACGCTTATCAGCGGGCTGGCGACTGCGCAGCCCGCTGATAGTGCAACACAATGCAATGTCGTGATACCGAAAAGTAGACAAAGACCGCCTTATTCCGTGGGCAGCAGACCCGCTTTTGCCCAGTGCGTCCTGGGGATTTCCACGATCACCACATCGACGCTTTCCGGTTTGCATTTTAATGTTTCCACCGCCACGCGGGTGGCCTCACGCGCGAAATCGCGTTTTTGCTCCGGCGTGCGGCCTGGCTGCATCTCTAAACGTAGTACTGGCATAGATAACCCCTTTTATTTGAAGCTCCGCAAGTGGAGCCGGCAGAGGTATCTTTGCCGATGCGGGGATGATGATAAATGTGTGTTAGGTTAATTGAATTAGAACCTACAGGTTGTTAATCATGGATAAACTTGCCGGGATGGAGATGTTCGTCAGGGTCGTCGAGTGCGGCAGCTTTACCGCCGCCGCCGACGCCAGCGACGTTTCCACCACCATGGTGGCCAAGCACATCAGGACCATTGAGCAGCGGCTTGGCGCACGCCTGCTGCACCGCACCACGCGGCGACAGCAGTTGACCGAGGTGGGACAGCTCTACTACGAGCGCTGCCGCCGGGTGCTGGCCGAGTTTTCGCTGGCCGAACACAGCGCGATGGAGCTGCAGTCCACGCCTAAAGGGCTGGTGCATATGGTGGCGCCCGTCAGCTTCGGCAGCCAGGTGCTGGTGCCGGAGCTCAGCGCCTATATGGCGCAGTATCCGGAGGTGAACATTACGCTGACCCTCGACAACCGACTGCCTGACCTGGCGGACGGCAACGTTGAGCTGGGTATCCATATTGGCGAGGTCCGCCAGCCCAATGTGGTCGCCAGACCGCTGCGCTCCTATCGCCGGATCCTCGCCGCCGCCCCCGCGTATCTCCGCCAGCACGGTTCGCCGGAGCATCCCCGCGAGCTGCATGACCACAGCTGCCTGGGGATCGCCTACTGGGCGCATCAGGATCGCTGGGAACTGATGGGGCCGAACGGCGAAATGTTCAAAGCGCCGATCGGCGGACGCTTTATGTCCAATCAGGGAAGCGCGCTGCGCATGGCCGCGCTGCATGGCTGCGGCATCGTGCTGCAGCCGGAATCCGTGCTGATGGACGACATCGCGCAAGGACGGCTGGTGCGGGTATTACCGGCGTGGTCATATAAGCCCACGCCGATGTTTCTGATTTACCAGCAGGACAGCCGCCCTTCGGCCAAGCTGCGCAGCCTGATCGATTTTCTGATGGCGCGCTTTGGCGAGCGGTAAGGTGATAGACGACGCAATCCCCCCCGCCGGCAACATCAGCGAGCGCTATTCCAGATCGGCGTGCCTTTTAAACATACTGTCGCTGGTTTCGCCAATCTGGGCCATGAGCTCAAGCACAATGGCGTCATAGGTAATAAAACACAGCTGCTCGAAGGCAGAGCCCATCGGCTGCGAAAAGGCGCCTTCCTGACGATCGTTGTCTTCTTTCACCGTACCGGGTAAGACAAGAACGCTTTTAGCCAGCTTGCCGATTGTTGACTCTGCTTTCAGAGTGACGAGCGCCACATCAACGCCGCAGGCCGCCGCCTTTTGCGCCAGGCTCACCAGGCTCCCCGTTTCTCCGCTACCGGACCCAATAATGACCAGATCTCCCGGTTTGGTATGGGGGGAGGAGACGTCACCCACAATACTGACCGAAAAGCCCAGGTGTAATAAGCGATTGGCGAAACCACGAATGGCTATTCCACTACGCCCGGCGCCTTGCAAAAAAATGTGTCTGGCATTTTTAATGCTCTCAATAAAATGTCCTGCCTGAACATCATCAATATTGAGTGCATTTCGCTGTAGCTCACTCAGAATATTCAGAGTATTTTGTTTAACGCTCATTTTTCGGTCCCTCGGTCAGGCGATTGTACGGCCGCCATCCATCAGAATGGTCTGCCCCTGAATATAGGAGTTGTCTTTGTCCGCCAAAAAGATGGCCAGGTTTGCCACATCGTCAATGGTGCCCAGGCGGCGCACCGGTATTTTCGCCAGAACGGCATCAAGATCGGCCTGGGTTGGGTAGTTGACGCGCATCATTTCGCCGGTATCGATCAACCGCGGCGCAATGGCATTAACATTGACGCCTTTAGGCCCTAACTCTTTTGCCAGACCGCGAATTAACCCTTCACCGCCCGCTTTACTGGCCGGGTAGCTGACGCCGCCGCCGGTGCCAGAGAGCGCAGAACCAGAAGAGATATAAACGATAGAACCCTCGTTAGTGGTGAAATCATTGTAGAACGCTTTAACCGTGTTAAATAACCCGGTAAGGTTAATCGCAATCGTTTTGTTCCACTCGTCGAAAGTAATATCGTTAACTTTATTAGCAAATGCGACGCCTGCATTTAATACCAGAATATCAATACGGCCAAACGTCTCAAACACTTTTTCACGAACCTGCTCCAGCGCTTTGGGGTCAGAGACATCGGTCTTGACGAATAATGATTTAACATTGCCGAACGTAAGCTCTTCGGCCGTTTTTTTACCATTTTCCTCATTGTAATCGACGATTACGGTATGGGCGCCACGCTCAGCGAATTGTCTGGCGATACCTTTGCCAATACCATGCGCCCCACCGGTTATTAACGCCACTTTACCATCAAAATTACTCATTTAATTTACTCCTCAACGTCTTGTGGCCAAGGGGAGGCCTGACTCCCCTTGTCGGGAATTAACATAACGCGCTAATAATTCGAAAGATGATTGATTATTAGCTGATTACTGAATTGCCGCCCTTAATGCCTGATAGCTTTCTTTAGGTGTCTTATTGAATAATGCACCGCCGACGACAATTAAATCAGCTCCGGCTTCTTTGACCTTTTTAGCAATGTCAGTATTAACGCCACCGTCAACCTCAATCTTAATGCTGCGTCCTGCAACCATCTTTTTGGTATTTCTGATTTTCTCCAGACTTTTTTCAATAAATGTCTGGCCGGGCTGACCTGGGTTAATGGTCATAATTAAAATATAATCGATGTCGTCAAGAAGGTATTCAATAACATTTTCAGGGGTGCCCGGGTTGAGGACCACCCCCGCCTGACGCCCCGCCTGCTTAATTTTCTGAATAATATAATGCACATGCGGGGTGGATTCGTAGTGAACCGAAATCATCTCCGCCCCCGTTTTGATAACATCGTCAACGTGCCGTTCCGGATTCGCCAGCATCATGTGCACGTCAAAGATCATCGAACTTGCTTTTTTCATTGCCGCAATCTGGTTTGGCCCAAATGCAATGTTATTAACATAGGTGCCATCCATGAGATCGACATGAAGGATCTCT harbors:
- a CDS encoding 4-oxalocrotonate tautomerase gives rise to the protein MPVLRLEMQPGRTPEQKRDFAREATRVAVETLKCKPESVDVVIVEIPRTHWAKAGLLPTE
- a CDS encoding LysR family transcriptional regulator, coding for MDKLAGMEMFVRVVECGSFTAAADASDVSTTMVAKHIRTIEQRLGARLLHRTTRRQQLTEVGQLYYERCRRVLAEFSLAEHSAMELQSTPKGLVHMVAPVSFGSQVLVPELSAYMAQYPEVNITLTLDNRLPDLADGNVELGIHIGEVRQPNVVARPLRSYRRILAAAPAYLRQHGSPEHPRELHDHSCLGIAYWAHQDRWELMGPNGEMFKAPIGGRFMSNQGSALRMAALHGCGIVLQPESVLMDDIAQGRLVRVLPAWSYKPTPMFLIYQQDSRPSAKLRSLIDFLMARFGER
- the hxlB gene encoding 6-phospho-3-hexuloisomerase; its protein translation is MSVKQNTLNILSELQRNALNIDDVQAGHFIESIKNARHIFLQGAGRSGIAIRGFANRLLHLGFSVSIVGDVSSPHTKPGDLVIIGSGSGETGSLVSLAQKAAACGVDVALVTLKAESTIGKLAKSVLVLPGTVKEDNDRQEGAFSQPMGSAFEQLCFITYDAIVLELMAQIGETSDSMFKRHADLE
- a CDS encoding SDR family NAD(P)-dependent oxidoreductase; translation: MSNFDGKVALITGGAHGIGKGIARQFAERGAHTVIVDYNEENGKKTAEELTFGNVKSLFVKTDVSDPKALEQVREKVFETFGRIDILVLNAGVAFANKVNDITFDEWNKTIAINLTGLFNTVKAFYNDFTTNEGSIVYISSGSALSGTGGGVSYPASKAGGEGLIRGLAKELGPKGVNVNAIAPRLIDTGEMMRVNYPTQADLDAVLAKIPVRRLGTIDDVANLAIFLADKDNSYIQGQTILMDGGRTIA
- the rpe gene encoding ribulose-phosphate 3-epimerase — encoded protein: MAQILPSIFGANILRLQEEIQFLEAEKTEILHVDLMDGTYVNNIAFGPNQIAAMKKASSMIFDVHMMLANPERHVDDVIKTGAEMISVHYESTPHVHYIIQKIKQAGRQAGVVLNPGTPENVIEYLLDDIDYILIMTINPGQPGQTFIEKSLEKIRNTKKMVAGRSIKIEVDGGVNTDIAKKVKEAGADLIVVGGALFNKTPKESYQALRAAIQ